A genomic stretch from Nitrobacter winogradskyi Nb-255 includes:
- a CDS encoding DUF4167 domain-containing protein translates to MRNGQNNNKRMRNRNNNNNNNRRGQNPMTRVFESNGPDIKIRGTASHVAEKYLQLARDARSSGDPVAAENYYQHAEHYFRLIAAAQEQFRQSQPQQQPRIDVEATDEAGEDDSESFSNFGAEPGFVPVQQPRDHHHREAQPYQRDQQQPREYRQPQPVIQPADNGGVDRLPSFITGSQPQVNGGRSDSNGHQGGERNDRFPPRRRRRPHNPRPESMAQPPAPSEDFNPGNE, encoded by the coding sequence ATGAGAAACGGTCAGAACAACAACAAGCGGATGCGTAACCGGAATAATAATAACAATAACAACCGGCGCGGCCAGAACCCGATGACGCGGGTGTTCGAATCCAATGGTCCCGACATCAAGATCCGCGGCACTGCCTCTCACGTCGCCGAAAAATACCTCCAACTCGCCCGCGACGCTCGCTCATCCGGCGATCCCGTGGCCGCCGAAAACTACTATCAGCACGCGGAGCATTATTTCCGCCTGATCGCCGCGGCGCAGGAACAGTTCCGCCAGAGCCAGCCGCAGCAGCAGCCGCGAATCGACGTCGAAGCCACGGATGAGGCGGGTGAGGACGACAGCGAAAGCTTCTCGAATTTTGGAGCGGAGCCGGGTTTCGTCCCGGTTCAGCAACCGCGCGATCACCATCATCGCGAAGCGCAACCCTACCAGCGCGATCAGCAGCAACCTCGGGAATACCGTCAACCGCAGCCGGTGATACAACCCGCCGACAATGGCGGCGTCGACCGCCTCCCATCATTCATCACGGGATCGCAGCCACAGGTGAACGGCGGCCGGTCGGATAGCAACGGCCATCAGGGCGGCGAGCGCAACGACCGCTTCCCCCCGCGCCGCCGCCGCCGTCCGCATAACCCGCGCCCTGAAAGCATGGCTCAGCCGCCGGCTCCGAGCGAGGATTTCAATCCCGGCAACGAGTAG
- the gloB gene encoding hydroxyacylglutathione hydrolase, producing MTADIRLFTCLTDNFGVLIHDPATGATAAIDAPEAEPVIQALDREGWVLTDILITHHHSDHVGGVAELKRKYACRVVAPHDRSAEIANVDLRVGQGDIIKVGTLLGRVLETPGHTLDHVSYVFDDEKVVFAADTLFSIGCGRVFEGTYPMMWDSLLKLRALPDSFRLYCGHEYTDSNIKFALTIEPNNPVLKARAEEVTRLRAEGRPTVPTLMGEEKKANVFLRADDPAVAAGVHMKGASGVEVFAELRERKNKS from the coding sequence ATGACCGCCGATATCCGCCTGTTCACCTGCCTCACCGATAATTTCGGCGTGCTGATTCACGATCCCGCAACCGGTGCGACCGCCGCGATCGACGCGCCGGAGGCCGAGCCGGTCATCCAGGCGCTGGATCGCGAAGGCTGGGTGCTGACCGACATTCTGATCACCCATCATCACAGCGATCATGTCGGCGGCGTGGCGGAACTGAAACGGAAGTACGCCTGCCGGGTGGTCGCGCCGCATGACAGAAGCGCAGAGATCGCCAACGTCGACCTGCGGGTCGGCCAGGGCGACATCATCAAGGTCGGAACGCTGCTGGGACGCGTGCTGGAAACGCCCGGGCACACGCTGGATCACGTCAGTTACGTGTTCGACGACGAGAAAGTGGTATTCGCCGCCGACACCCTGTTCTCGATCGGCTGCGGACGGGTGTTCGAGGGCACCTATCCGATGATGTGGGATTCGCTTTTGAAGCTGCGCGCGCTGCCGGACAGTTTCCGGCTCTATTGCGGTCACGAATATACTGATTCAAACATAAAATTCGCCCTGACCATCGAGCCCAACAATCCGGTTCTCAAGGCGCGCGCCGAGGAGGTGACGCGGCTCCGCGCTGAAGGCAGGCCCACGGTGCCGACCCTGATGGGCGAGGAGAAGAAAGCCAACGTCTTCCTGCGCGCCGACGATCCGGCGGTGGCGGCCGGAGTGCATATGAAAGGCGCCAGCGGGGTCGAGGTTTTCGCCGAGCTGCGCGAACGCAAGAACAAGTCGTGA
- a CDS encoding methyltransferase domain-containing protein, with the protein MAIDVIDLRDFYSQRLGVVARRLISRAIHAHWPNMKGQCVAGLGYPTPYLGLFREECERCIALMPAAQGVLKWPTARPALATLVDEFSLPLRDAVADRILLVHALEMSDDPESLLREVWRVLSPSGRMMVIVPNRRGIWTRTDVTPFGHGQPYSRSQITQLLRQTWFTPSAWGEALFVPPINGGWFLRSAAVWERIGAALSLPFAGVHLVEATKQVYRPIAAKREHSRLIPVLQPTLAPSSYNAEE; encoded by the coding sequence ATGGCGATCGACGTCATCGACCTTCGTGACTTCTACTCGCAGCGTCTCGGCGTCGTGGCCCGGCGGCTGATCAGTCGCGCCATTCATGCGCACTGGCCGAACATGAAGGGGCAGTGCGTGGCCGGCCTTGGCTATCCGACCCCTTACCTCGGCCTGTTCCGCGAGGAGTGCGAGCGGTGTATCGCCTTGATGCCGGCGGCTCAGGGTGTCCTGAAATGGCCGACCGCGCGGCCGGCGCTGGCGACCCTGGTCGACGAGTTTTCATTGCCGTTGCGGGATGCGGTTGCAGACCGGATCCTGCTGGTTCATGCGCTGGAAATGTCGGACGATCCGGAAAGTCTGTTGCGCGAGGTGTGGCGCGTTCTCTCGCCATCGGGCCGGATGATGGTGATCGTTCCCAATCGCCGCGGCATCTGGACCCGAACCGATGTAACGCCGTTCGGCCACGGCCAGCCTTACTCACGCTCCCAGATCACTCAGCTGCTGCGGCAGACATGGTTCACTCCGTCCGCCTGGGGCGAGGCGCTGTTCGTGCCGCCGATCAATGGCGGCTGGTTCCTGCGCTCCGCGGCGGTGTGGGAACGCATCGGCGCGGCGCTGTCCCTGCCGTTTGCTGGCGTTCACCTCGTCGAGGCCACCAAGCAGGTTTACCGGCCCATCGCCGCGAAACGGGAGCACAGCCGGCTGATCCCGGTATTGCAGCCCACGCTCGCACCGTCCTCCTATAACGCCGAGGAGTGA
- a CDS encoding cupin domain-containing protein, translated as MDMALSATDIIERLDLQPHPEGGHYRETFRDTRTDGHGRAASTAIYFLLARGERSQRHRIDAVEVWHYYAGSPLLLRIEDGAVTRTLRLGADLAAGETPQALVPAFAWQSAESTGDWTLVGCTVAPGFEFSGFEL; from the coding sequence ATGGACATGGCGCTTTCCGCAACCGACATCATCGAACGGCTTGATCTTCAGCCGCACCCGGAAGGCGGTCACTATCGAGAGACGTTCCGCGACACCCGTACCGACGGGCATGGCCGCGCCGCGTCCACCGCGATCTACTTTCTGCTGGCGCGCGGTGAGCGCTCGCAACGGCATCGCATCGATGCGGTGGAGGTCTGGCACTATTATGCCGGCAGTCCGCTGCTGCTGCGGATCGAAGACGGCGCCGTCACGCGCACGCTCCGTCTCGGCGCGGATCTCGCCGCGGGCGAAACACCGCAGGCGCTGGTACCCGCTTTTGCCTGGCAGAGTGCGGAAAGCACCGGTGACTGGACGTTGGTGGGATGCACGGTTGCGCCGGGGTTCGAATTTTCCGGCTTTGAATTGTAG